In Thalassotalea fonticola, a single genomic region encodes these proteins:
- a CDS encoding ATP-binding protein has translation MSGLKRIILIDTHLPGLVELKVDGHTNICGTNASGKTTLQRLIPVFYGESPNKVVPATRDNFQTWYLPRESSFIIFEYQRLDGAMCMAVLTSSATGVIYRFISKGFDLNDFIVDDLVSESTVDADKISNKRSLAIAEIIRNMRRNDVVTSKNLNTKEFRAIIQNDRAVMSLSANKRDLLAMSRYFSLCEADARLRHIEKLIKAVHSKEGKMETIKAMIAAILEEDGVETPTNKISKAQVEDWIKECSLIKQFDDLMPKYKKLQKVNAQLEHTEVRLSQLKQQFSVDFSLLSESIVTSDENHGSYKSHLNDINKNFEVQRDELNRDISKANAEQKTCESQLDKIEDEFNIWQDKDIETHQANIGNISAWQSQLQSLTEQHALLTEEHQDIEAAYHKREAELEKKQSKEVAQLNNQKDSVNNERQKAQLEEHQAVVQLVATQEQRLASINVDFDRQINESKLNLQTVKTEIELSGPTQQEQQSLALQEANFEQAQHEEDQSRSKLQELQEQLQQAKYQQIGSNEHLNNSRANVKSAEQQVAKIHSWLNPDDNTLLSFLRQEYKGWEQTVGKVISPDLLERSDLSPTLLDNSEQQTLSLFGMHIDTHAIAESELLQSEEQLRQQLTQAELQLANYRDKQLECEQALTAVNEQTRDLEQQQTQLYSQCQFKQQGRVRTGEDLAQLKAELKQALLERKQKREKALTQLQSALDKLLQNKQNAIEEHKDQCHDEKMEHEMHWQQVLGIIEQKLASINELIIASATQYKEGLKACKKWYKDELANRDVDVEQIASLKQQLSKIKDDIDITNKHRDSVNDYVRWFDEIFTKQKASYVTELSKAKQVKANAERLFSEKLSTYKRQKQQLQEQIEQLEKALQEQKELANGINQLKPQFALLNLPHVELVEETSTVNARLQEGRELFEAQRRASQDIDSFVSYFDNAIGQKSGISLTETWEHARLQCLKENPQGIEVLDSRKMVTELETLLTVLVPQHLAGVRNNGLNFGNDLTQYYNVLSDIDKRISSQSKRISKEVDHELFLDGVSESMVKIRSKIAEFDFWPKLLRFNQLHYAWLNDQNATLPDEEYMQTIREVLEVLGKATVSRGISQLLDIELHLKEGNSDLIIRTDRQLNESSSHGMAYLILCKFLLAFTRLLRGNSQAIIHWPIDEIGTLANKNVKKIFDACKANNITVLGAFPNPESDVLYFFENRYLIDKNAKQQKLRMVQPKVKRISELIKQHKQAEELV, from the coding sequence ATGTCTGGCTTAAAACGGATCATTTTAATCGACACTCATCTACCTGGTTTAGTGGAACTAAAGGTAGATGGACACACCAATATATGTGGTACTAATGCCTCGGGTAAAACTACGCTGCAGCGGTTAATTCCGGTGTTCTATGGTGAATCACCAAATAAAGTAGTTCCGGCAACTCGTGATAATTTTCAAACGTGGTATTTACCTAGAGAATCAAGCTTTATCATTTTTGAGTACCAGCGCTTAGATGGCGCTATGTGTATGGCAGTACTAACATCATCAGCTACCGGCGTGATTTATCGATTTATAAGTAAAGGCTTTGATCTCAATGATTTTATTGTTGATGATTTGGTTTCTGAATCTACAGTCGATGCTGATAAAATTTCAAATAAGCGTTCGTTAGCGATTGCCGAAATTATTCGCAATATGCGTCGCAACGATGTCGTTACAAGTAAAAACTTAAACACTAAAGAGTTTCGCGCCATTATTCAAAATGATCGTGCTGTTATGTCGCTTAGTGCTAATAAACGCGATTTACTTGCCATGTCTCGCTATTTTAGCCTATGCGAAGCGGATGCTCGTTTGCGCCATATCGAAAAACTTATCAAAGCCGTGCATTCTAAAGAAGGCAAGATGGAAACCATCAAAGCGATGATCGCGGCCATTTTAGAAGAAGACGGCGTAGAAACACCAACCAATAAAATTTCAAAAGCGCAGGTTGAAGATTGGATCAAAGAATGTTCATTGATCAAACAATTTGACGACTTAATGCCTAAGTACAAAAAATTGCAAAAAGTTAATGCTCAACTTGAGCATACTGAAGTTCGGTTAAGCCAATTAAAACAGCAGTTTTCCGTTGATTTTTCATTGCTGAGTGAGTCTATCGTTACTAGCGATGAGAATCATGGGTCGTATAAATCACACCTAAATGACATTAACAAAAACTTTGAAGTACAACGTGATGAATTAAATCGCGATATTTCTAAAGCGAATGCCGAACAAAAAACCTGTGAAAGTCAGTTAGACAAAATCGAAGATGAATTTAATATTTGGCAAGATAAAGATATTGAAACTCATCAAGCTAATATCGGTAATATCAGCGCTTGGCAGTCACAGTTACAGTCCTTAACAGAGCAACATGCATTACTTACCGAAGAGCATCAAGATATTGAAGCGGCTTATCACAAACGAGAAGCCGAACTTGAGAAAAAGCAAAGCAAAGAAGTTGCGCAGTTAAACAATCAAAAAGACAGCGTTAATAATGAACGACAAAAAGCACAACTAGAAGAGCATCAAGCCGTTGTGCAATTAGTTGCAACGCAAGAGCAGCGCCTTGCGAGTATTAATGTAGATTTTGATCGTCAAATCAATGAATCTAAATTGAATTTGCAAACGGTTAAAACCGAAATTGAATTAAGTGGCCCAACTCAACAAGAACAGCAATCACTTGCACTGCAAGAAGCTAATTTTGAACAAGCGCAGCATGAAGAAGATCAATCACGTAGTAAGTTACAAGAACTACAAGAACAACTACAACAGGCAAAGTATCAGCAAATCGGCAGCAATGAGCACTTAAATAATAGTCGCGCAAACGTAAAGTCGGCAGAGCAACAAGTGGCAAAAATACACTCTTGGCTAAACCCTGACGACAATACGCTGCTAAGCTTTTTACGACAAGAGTATAAAGGTTGGGAGCAAACCGTTGGTAAGGTGATCAGTCCTGATTTATTAGAACGCAGCGATCTATCACCAACGTTACTTGATAATAGCGAGCAGCAAACACTGAGCTTATTTGGCATGCATATCGACACCCATGCAATTGCTGAAAGTGAGTTACTGCAAAGCGAAGAACAGTTGCGGCAGCAGTTAACGCAAGCCGAATTACAATTAGCCAACTATAGAGACAAGCAGCTCGAATGTGAGCAAGCATTAACAGCTGTTAATGAACAAACACGCGATTTGGAACAACAACAAACGCAGTTGTATTCTCAATGCCAATTTAAACAACAAGGCCGAGTTCGAACCGGCGAAGATCTTGCCCAATTAAAAGCTGAGCTTAAACAAGCGTTACTCGAGCGTAAGCAAAAACGCGAGAAGGCATTAACGCAATTACAATCGGCCTTAGATAAATTATTGCAAAATAAACAAAATGCAATCGAAGAACACAAAGACCAATGTCATGATGAAAAAATGGAACATGAGATGCATTGGCAGCAAGTGCTTGGCATTATTGAGCAAAAACTAGCGTCAATAAACGAATTGATTATTGCCTCGGCTACTCAATACAAAGAAGGCCTAAAGGCTTGTAAAAAATGGTACAAGGACGAATTAGCCAATAGAGATGTTGATGTTGAACAAATCGCCTCGCTAAAACAGCAATTATCGAAAATTAAGGATGATATTGACATAACCAACAAGCATCGAGACAGCGTTAACGACTACGTACGTTGGTTTGATGAAATCTTCACCAAACAAAAAGCCAGTTATGTAACAGAGCTGTCTAAAGCGAAACAAGTAAAAGCCAATGCTGAGCGTTTATTTAGTGAAAAATTAAGTACCTACAAACGCCAAAAGCAACAATTACAAGAGCAAATAGAGCAACTTGAAAAGGCATTGCAAGAACAAAAAGAGTTGGCAAATGGTATTAATCAGCTCAAACCGCAGTTTGCTTTACTGAACCTACCGCACGTTGAATTGGTTGAGGAAACGTCAACCGTTAATGCTCGTTTGCAAGAAGGCCGGGAATTATTTGAAGCACAGCGCCGTGCCAGTCAAGATATTGATTCATTTGTAAGTTATTTTGATAACGCGATAGGACAAAAGTCGGGAATAAGCTTAACGGAAACTTGGGAGCATGCTCGTCTTCAATGTTTAAAAGAAAATCCGCAAGGCATTGAAGTATTAGATTCGCGTAAAATGGTCACTGAATTAGAGACGCTATTAACTGTCTTGGTGCCGCAACATCTTGCCGGCGTGCGTAATAATGGCTTGAATTTTGGCAATGATCTTACCCAGTATTACAACGTATTATCAGACATTGATAAACGTATTAGCTCGCAATCAAAGCGGATCAGTAAAGAAGTTGATCATGAGCTATTTTTAGATGGTGTGTCTGAGTCAATGGTAAAAATTCGCTCAAAAATTGCAGAGTTTGATTTTTGGCCAAAACTGCTGCGCTTTAACCAACTCCATTATGCTTGGTTAAATGATCAAAATGCGACGTTACCAGATGAAGAGTACATGCAAACGATCCGTGAAGTACTGGAAGTATTAGGTAAAGCAACCGTAAGTCGCGGTATCAGCCAATTACTTGATATAGAATTGCACTTAAAAGAAGGCAATTCTGACTTGATCATTCGAACGGATCGACAGTTAAATGAATCATCTAGCCATGGTATGGCCTATTTGATTTTATGTAAGTTCTTATTGGCATTTACCCGTTTGTTACGCGGTAATTCACAAGCGATAATTCATTGGCCAATTGATGAAATAGGTACTTTAGCCAATAAAAACGTGAAAAAAATATTTGATGCCTGTAAAGCAAATAACATTACCGTGTTAGGCGCGTTTCCTAATCCTGAGTCTGATGTATTGTACTTTTTTGAAAATCGTTATTTGATTGATAAAAATGCCAAGCAACAAAAATTACGCATGGTCCAACCAAAGGTAAAACGCATTAGTGAACTTATTAAGCAACATAAGCAAGCAGAGGAGTTAGTATGA
- a CDS encoding 3'-5' exonuclease, with translation MPNLNANSIVVLDFETTGLSPQQGDRAIEIGAVKICDGVVVDSFQELMNPGRPISTFIAEYTGITNAMLRTAAPCAEVMARFADFIGDDNLLAHNASFDKKFLDAEFARIDHNYAGEFACTLLTSRRIYQDAPNHKLGTLVNYKNLAEDGAFHRALFDAQMTTKLWLVMLDDMRNTYQLNNIEFSLIKQLAKTSKANTSRFLSNYQ, from the coding sequence ATGCCAAACCTTAATGCCAACTCAATTGTTGTTCTCGATTTTGAAACAACAGGTCTTTCTCCACAGCAAGGCGACCGAGCAATTGAAATTGGTGCGGTAAAAATTTGTGATGGTGTGGTGGTTGATTCTTTTCAAGAATTGATGAACCCTGGCCGTCCAATAAGCACGTTTATTGCTGAGTATACGGGAATTACCAATGCCATGCTGCGCACCGCAGCACCTTGTGCTGAGGTGATGGCAAGATTTGCTGACTTTATTGGTGATGATAACTTGCTGGCACATAACGCGTCCTTTGATAAAAAGTTTTTAGACGCCGAATTTGCCCGAATCGATCATAACTATGCGGGTGAGTTTGCCTGTACGTTATTAACGTCAAGACGCATTTATCAAGATGCACCAAACCATAAGCTGGGCACGTTAGTTAATTATAAAAACTTGGCTGAAGATGGCGCGTTTCATAGAGCGTTATTTGATGCACAAATGACCACTAAGTTGTGGCTCGTTATGCTTGATGATATGCGCAACACTTATCAACTGAATAATATTGAATTTAGCTTAATTAAACAGTTAGCCAAAACCTCAAAGGCAAATACTAGCCGTTTCTTATCTAATTATCAGTAA
- a CDS encoding peptide MFS transporter — MNQSSTILGHPKGLFLLFGTEMWERFSYYGMRAILVLYLVATVQNGGFGWTNAEALSLYGWFTMAVYLTPVLGGWIADNVLGQRKSIIIGGLLMAAGHFTLGTPHELVGGNAENAFYLGLVLLCCGNGLFKPNISTLVGDLYEQGDVRRDSAFTIFYMGINIGAFIAPLVIGYVGEKIDWQLGFVFAGVGMLISVAMQLTLAKKYLGEIGVKPSAHGIASTGEGAAKDKPLTAEERDRVKVIVIMSIVSIVFWVGYEQAGGLLNIYAKDFTDRNIFGWEMPASWLQAVSAFFVIAFAPIFAGIWTKLGDKQPPSPKKFAYSLLFVGVGFLFMVAATLQQGGDLEAKVSVLYLIMTYLFLVFGELCISPIGLSLVSKLAPIKYLSLLMGVWFACSAIANKVAGVVGGFIGEGQEQINNAFGIFAGLTVSGFVAGIVVFFMADKLVDWMHGAEDTAHVEHSELDQDPV, encoded by the coding sequence ATGAATCAATCTTCAACAATACTGGGGCACCCTAAGGGCCTTTTCCTGTTATTTGGTACCGAAATGTGGGAACGTTTCAGTTACTACGGTATGCGCGCTATTTTAGTGTTATATCTTGTTGCCACAGTGCAAAATGGTGGCTTCGGTTGGACCAATGCCGAGGCGTTAAGCTTATACGGCTGGTTTACCATGGCGGTTTATTTAACGCCAGTACTTGGTGGCTGGATTGCCGACAATGTTTTAGGGCAACGTAAAAGTATCATCATCGGTGGTTTATTGATGGCCGCGGGGCATTTTACCTTAGGTACGCCGCACGAATTGGTCGGTGGAAATGCCGAAAATGCCTTTTATCTAGGTTTAGTGCTGTTATGTTGTGGTAACGGTTTATTTAAGCCAAACATTTCAACATTAGTAGGTGATTTGTACGAGCAAGGCGATGTTCGCCGTGATAGTGCATTTACCATTTTCTACATGGGCATAAACATTGGCGCCTTTATTGCGCCACTTGTTATTGGTTATGTAGGTGAAAAAATTGATTGGCAATTAGGCTTTGTTTTTGCTGGTGTTGGTATGCTTATTAGCGTCGCAATGCAATTAACCTTAGCGAAAAAATACCTTGGTGAAATCGGTGTAAAACCTTCAGCTCATGGTATTGCATCAACCGGTGAGGGGGCGGCGAAAGATAAACCATTAACCGCAGAAGAACGTGATCGCGTTAAAGTTATCGTGATCATGAGTATCGTTTCTATCGTTTTCTGGGTAGGTTATGAGCAAGCTGGTGGCCTACTTAACATCTACGCGAAAGATTTTACCGACCGTAATATTTTCGGCTGGGAAATGCCTGCATCATGGCTGCAAGCAGTAAGCGCATTCTTTGTTATTGCTTTTGCTCCTATATTTGCCGGTATCTGGACTAAGCTTGGTGACAAACAACCGCCATCGCCGAAGAAATTCGCTTACAGCTTATTGTTTGTTGGTGTTGGTTTCTTGTTTATGGTTGCGGCAACATTGCAACAAGGTGGAGATTTAGAAGCGAAAGTTAGTGTGCTTTACTTGATCATGACTTACTTATTCCTAGTATTTGGTGAGTTATGTATTTCACCTATTGGCTTATCATTAGTGTCTAAACTTGCGCCAATTAAATACCTGTCTTTATTGATGGGCGTATGGTTTGCTTGCTCTGCAATTGCCAATAAAGTTGCCGGTGTTGTTGGTGGCTTTATTGGGGAAGGGCAAGAGCAAATTAATAATGCCTTTGGTATTTTCGCCGGTCTTACGGTGAGTGGCTTTGTGGCTGGTATTGTTGTGTTCTTTATGGCCGATAAGTTGGTAGATTGGATGCATGGTGCTGAAGATACCGCGCATGTTGAACATAGTGAGCTTGACCAAGATCCAGTTTAA
- a CDS encoding MFS transporter, whose amino-acid sequence MIKTYNALGSEKGRLFSFCLLYISEGIPYGFTSIALVAYLRSAGLPLDQIGLFMAALFMPWAFKWAWAPLIDLFKLRRLGGRKTWISCCTLAMIITLLMTAKTDYISNFNLLIIMVTLNNLFCATQDVAIDSLAVSTLKENERSRGNGYMFAGQYIGITLGGGGAMLFSSQYGFNNTLIFISVLLAMCLGYTLLFIQDPFTKEIIKQSKANAVRALALKFKQFFITLFESFFRSGKGPIFGLAFAIMPVGAMALAYGTLGTIQVDYGLDEAQIGRLSIYNTIAAAVGCALGGWLGDRFGLKSTLIITYILTAIPSSFLAWHIYQSGLGNIEANIFYTSIIAHGLFYGMSFGIHAAIFMGMTNPLVAATQFTAFMALTNLAISFANYWQGLIAESFDYAWVLFIDSLLIILPIMIIPLLRNRQIKSSTTEKQLQHAYAN is encoded by the coding sequence ATGATAAAAACTTATAATGCTTTAGGGTCAGAAAAAGGTCGTTTATTTAGCTTTTGTCTATTATACATTTCTGAAGGTATCCCCTATGGTTTTACCTCTATCGCATTAGTAGCTTATTTGCGCAGTGCAGGGCTGCCGCTTGACCAAATAGGTTTATTTATGGCCGCTCTTTTTATGCCTTGGGCATTCAAGTGGGCATGGGCACCATTGATCGATTTATTTAAATTACGCCGTTTGGGTGGTAGAAAAACATGGATAAGCTGTTGCACCTTAGCCATGATCATAACCCTGTTGATGACTGCAAAAACCGATTACATTAGTAATTTTAATTTACTTATCATTATGGTGACATTGAATAATTTATTTTGCGCTACCCAAGATGTGGCAATTGACTCTCTGGCCGTTTCAACGTTAAAAGAAAATGAACGCTCCAGAGGCAATGGTTATATGTTTGCCGGTCAATATATTGGTATTACCCTTGGCGGTGGTGGAGCAATGCTGTTCTCATCGCAATATGGGTTTAATAACACATTAATTTTTATCAGTGTGCTGCTTGCAATGTGTTTAGGCTATACCCTGTTATTTATTCAAGACCCATTCACTAAAGAGATCATTAAACAAAGTAAAGCCAATGCTGTAAGAGCATTAGCTTTAAAGTTTAAGCAGTTTTTTATTACTTTGTTTGAGAGTTTTTTTCGTTCAGGAAAAGGCCCTATATTCGGGTTGGCTTTCGCCATTATGCCCGTAGGGGCAATGGCTTTAGCCTATGGAACATTAGGTACCATCCAAGTAGATTATGGCTTAGATGAAGCACAAATTGGCCGTTTATCTATATACAATACAATTGCCGCGGCTGTTGGTTGTGCTCTGGGTGGTTGGTTAGGTGATAGGTTTGGATTAAAATCAACCCTTATTATTACTTACATACTCACCGCAATTCCTTCAAGTTTTCTTGCATGGCATATATATCAATCAGGGCTAGGCAATATAGAAGCAAATATTTTTTATACTTCGATAATCGCCCATGGCCTGTTTTATGGGATGAGCTTTGGTATTCACGCGGCAATATTCATGGGCATGACCAACCCACTCGTAGCAGCAACACAATTTACTGCATTTATGGCGCTGACTAACCTGGCAATAAGTTTTGCCAATTATTGGCAAGGGCTTATTGCTGAAAGTTTTGATTATGCCTGGGTGTTATTTATCGACAGTTTGCTAATTATTTTACCGATAATGATCATACCTTTACTGCGAAATCGTCAGATAAAATCCTCAACAACCGAAAAACAATTGCAGCATGCGTATGCTAATTAG
- the htpG gene encoding molecular chaperone HtpG yields MSDTGHKEVHGFQTEVKQLLQLMIHSLYSNKEIFLRELVSNSADAADKLRFKALSNGDLYDGDANLRVRVKADKEANTITISDNGIGMTRDDVIAHLGTIAKSGTADFFSRLSGDQASDSQLIGQFGVGFYSAFIVADKVVVRTRAAGTQASDGVEWTSAGEGDFSVENIEKSTRGTDIILFLKEEEKEFLDDYRLKSIVTKYSDHISIPVEMMSEEVAEVPASEGPDGEEIPAVAAIPAEWEGVNKAEALWTREKSDVSEDEYKEFYKHVSHDYGDPLLWAHNKVEGTTEYTSLLYVPTKAPFDMYNRERQHGLKLYVQRVFIMDDAEQFMPTYLRFVKGLLDSNDLPLNVSREILQDNKVTQAMRKGCTKRVLTMLDKLGKKDAEKYQTFWDEFGQVLKEGPAEDMANKEAVAKLLRFASTENDSAVQNVSLNDYIERMKEGQDKIYYVVADSFEAAKNSPHLEVFRKKGIEVLLLSDRIDEWLMSHLTDFAEKQLQSVTRGGLDLGDMDDAETKEAQEKLEKEFDSVVSRLKESLGDKVKDVRISHRLTDSPACIVTDEHDMSSQMMKLMQSVGQEVPESKPIFEINAEHALINHVSNEQDEAKFAEWTDVLFDQALLAERGSLKDPATFVARLNKLMLSLTK; encoded by the coding sequence ATGTCTGATACAGGCCATAAAGAAGTTCACGGTTTTCAAACTGAAGTTAAGCAATTATTACAATTAATGATCCACTCTTTATACTCTAATAAAGAAATTTTCCTCCGTGAATTAGTCTCTAACTCTGCCGATGCAGCAGACAAGTTACGCTTTAAAGCGCTTTCAAATGGCGATTTATACGATGGTGATGCCAACCTTCGTGTACGTGTTAAAGCCGATAAAGAAGCAAATACAATTACCATTTCTGATAACGGTATTGGTATGACTCGCGATGACGTGATTGCCCATTTAGGTACCATTGCTAAATCAGGCACTGCTGATTTTTTCTCGCGTCTTTCAGGCGATCAAGCTTCTGATTCACAATTAATTGGTCAATTTGGTGTTGGTTTTTATTCTGCCTTTATTGTTGCCGATAAAGTTGTAGTGCGTACTCGTGCTGCCGGTACACAAGCAAGCGATGGTGTTGAATGGACATCGGCAGGTGAAGGCGACTTCTCAGTAGAAAACATTGAAAAGTCTACCCGTGGTACTGACATTATCTTGTTCTTAAAAGAAGAAGAAAAAGAATTTTTAGACGATTACCGCTTAAAGTCGATTGTCACGAAATACTCAGATCACATCTCTATTCCAGTGGAAATGATGAGTGAAGAAGTTGCTGAAGTTCCAGCAAGTGAAGGCCCTGACGGGGAAGAAATTCCCGCAGTAGCGGCTATTCCGGCAGAATGGGAAGGCGTAAACAAAGCTGAAGCGCTTTGGACTCGTGAAAAATCTGATGTGTCAGAAGATGAATATAAAGAATTCTACAAACACGTATCACACGATTACGGCGACCCATTATTATGGGCCCACAATAAAGTTGAAGGTACTACAGAATATACCTCTTTACTTTATGTACCGACTAAAGCGCCGTTTGACATGTACAACCGCGAACGCCAACACGGTTTAAAATTATACGTACAACGTGTATTTATTATGGACGATGCTGAGCAGTTCATGCCAACGTACTTACGTTTTGTTAAAGGTTTACTTGATTCAAACGATTTACCATTGAACGTGTCGCGTGAAATTTTACAAGATAACAAAGTAACCCAAGCAATGCGTAAAGGTTGTACTAAGCGTGTGCTTACTATGCTTGATAAACTTGGCAAAAAAGATGCTGAAAAATATCAAACATTTTGGGATGAATTTGGTCAGGTGCTTAAAGAAGGTCCGGCTGAAGACATGGCCAACAAAGAAGCGGTTGCTAAGTTGTTGCGCTTTGCCTCAACTGAAAACGACAGTGCGGTGCAAAATGTATCATTAAATGATTACATTGAACGCATGAAAGAAGGCCAGGATAAAATCTACTACGTAGTAGCAGACAGCTTTGAAGCGGCTAAAAATAGCCCGCATTTAGAAGTATTCCGTAAAAAAGGCATTGAAGTATTATTACTAAGTGACCGTATTGACGAGTGGTTAATGAGCCACTTAACTGATTTTGCTGAAAAACAATTACAATCTGTAACTCGTGGCGGTCTTGATTTAGGTGACATGGATGATGCTGAAACGAAAGAAGCGCAAGAAAAACTAGAGAAAGAATTTGATTCTGTAGTGTCTCGTTTAAAAGAAAGCCTTGGCGATAAAGTAAAAGACGTACGTATTTCACATCGTTTAACTGATTCTCCGGCATGTATTGTGACTGACGAACACGACATGAGCAGCCAGATGATGAAATTAATGCAGTCGGTTGGTCAGGAAGTGCCAGAAAGTAAGCCTATTTTCGAAATCAATGCTGAGCATGCGTTAATCAATCATGTATCAAATGAGCAAGATGAAGCGAAATTTGCTGAATGGACGGATGTATTGTTCGATCAAGCGTTATTAGCAGAACGCGGTAGCTTGAAAGATCCGGCAACATTTGTTGCTCGTTTGAATAAGCTTATGCTTAGTTTAACCAAGTAA
- a CDS encoding HAD family hydrolase, with protein MNQYQLYIFDWDGTLMNSINKIVHSLQAAAQAVNLPIPDESASKGIIGASLTQASKILFPGIEQIKIDELIKHYKQQYLEINATPSPLYEDAEQLLLTLHAKEKLLAVATGKGRQGLERVLAVSNTKHLFHLTKSSDDAKSKPHPEMLEQILLELDVKPEHALMIGDSRYDLKMAEHAGVDSIGITHGAGCISSLTECNPKAIVHSIKELAALIL; from the coding sequence ATGAACCAATACCAACTTTACATCTTCGACTGGGACGGCACGTTAATGAATTCAATTAATAAAATTGTGCATTCATTACAAGCAGCCGCTCAAGCCGTTAATTTACCAATACCCGATGAGAGTGCTTCAAAAGGTATTATTGGCGCAAGTTTAACCCAAGCATCGAAAATTCTTTTCCCGGGTATTGAACAAATAAAAATTGATGAATTAATCAAGCATTACAAACAACAATATCTTGAGATTAATGCTACGCCTTCGCCTTTGTATGAAGATGCTGAGCAATTGTTATTAACACTGCACGCCAAAGAGAAACTATTAGCGGTAGCAACCGGCAAAGGCAGGCAAGGGTTAGAACGAGTATTGGCGGTTTCAAATACCAAACATTTGTTTCATTTAACTAAAAGCTCTGACGATGCGAAATCTAAGCCTCACCCTGAAATGCTTGAGCAAATATTGTTAGAGCTTGATGTTAAACCTGAACACGCTTTAATGATTGGCGACAGTCGCTACGACCTTAAAATGGCAGAACATGCGGGGGTTGATAGTATCGGAATAACCCATGGTGCTGGTTGTATAAGCAGTTTAACTGAGTGCAATCCAAAAGCTATCGTTCATTCAATTAAAGAATTAGCAGCGCTTATTCTTTAA
- the adk gene encoding adenylate kinase yields MRIILLGAPGAGKGTQAQFLMAKFGIPQISTGDMLRAAIKAGTELGKQAKQVMDAGQLVSDELIIGLVKERIAQDDCKGGFLLDGFPRTIPQADAMKENGVSVDSVIEFDVADEVIVERMGGRRVHSGSGRVYHLVYNPPKVAGKDDETGEDLSIRPDDEESTVRKRLGIYHEQTKPLVDYYQAEASAGNCKYITMDGTQAVDAVSAQLAEQLA; encoded by the coding sequence ATGCGCATTATTTTATTAGGTGCACCGGGTGCTGGTAAAGGTACTCAAGCTCAGTTTTTAATGGCTAAATTTGGCATTCCGCAAATTTCAACCGGGGACATGTTACGAGCAGCAATTAAAGCTGGTACTGAACTTGGCAAACAAGCTAAACAAGTAATGGATGCTGGTCAGCTTGTCTCTGATGAGCTGATTATCGGTTTGGTAAAAGAGCGTATTGCTCAAGACGATTGTAAAGGTGGTTTCCTGCTAGATGGTTTCCCGCGTACAATTCCACAAGCCGATGCAATGAAAGAAAATGGCGTAAGCGTTGATTCAGTTATCGAATTTGATGTTGCCGATGAAGTTATTGTTGAGCGTATGGGCGGCCGTCGTGTTCACTCTGGTAGTGGCCGTGTTTATCACTTAGTTTACAACCCACCTAAAGTGGCCGGTAAAGATGATGAAACTGGTGAAGACTTGTCAATACGTCCAGACGATGAAGAGTCTACTGTTCGTAAACGTTTAGGCATTTACCATGAGCAAACTAAGCCACTAGTTGATTACTACCAAGCAGAGGCTTCAGCTGGTAACTGTAAGTACATAACTATGGATGGCACGCAAGCAGTTGACGCAGTAAGTGCACAACTTGCTGAGCAATTAGCGTAA